In Treponema vincentii, a single window of DNA contains:
- a CDS encoding sulfurtransferase TusA family protein, with amino-acid sequence MADYTVDARGLSCPEPVVRTKKAFDAHQNFTVLVDNETSKENVIRFCDKMKAKTSVSADGSDWKITVSK; translated from the coding sequence ATGGCAGATTATACGGTAGATGCACGGGGGCTTTCCTGCCCCGAACCGGTGGTACGGACAAAAAAAGCATTCGATGCGCATCAGAATTTTACGGTGCTTGTCGATAATGAAACCTCAAAAGAAAATGTTATCCGCTTTTGCGATAAGATGAAGGCAAAGACCTCCGTCTCAGCCGACGGCAGCGACTGGAAAATCACCGTTTCAAAATGA
- the selD gene encoding selenide, water dikinase SelD — MSCAVSDKNFSLIKSSSYSGUGAKLSAGALDGLLKSFPICSDPRLLVGFDTSDDAAVYKINDETALIFTADFFPAITDDPYMFGQIAAANALSDIYAMGGVPKLALNLFCISEKMPEPIIKEILRGGADKAFEAGAIICGGHTIYDSIPKYGLAVTGFVHPNKILRNSACKAGDVLILTKPIGSGILTTAAKADMLGADELKGVYDVMAFLNAAACNVMTKYEVHACTDITGFGLLGHLYEMGKGSGLSIELTCKSLPIFDAAVEYAEMGFVPAGAYSNRSFVGDNAALDGVPRAYQDILFDPQTSGGLVIAVAQKDAQQLYAELCIVLENTVCRKPAIIGTVVERTDKVVRVNY, encoded by the coding sequence ATGAGCTGTGCAGTCTCGGATAAAAATTTCAGTTTAATTAAATCTTCGTCCTATTCGGGATGAGGAGCAAAATTAAGTGCGGGTGCACTGGACGGATTATTAAAAAGCTTTCCTATTTGCTCCGATCCCCGGCTTTTGGTCGGCTTTGATACATCGGATGATGCGGCTGTTTATAAGATCAATGACGAGACGGCGTTAATTTTTACCGCCGATTTCTTTCCGGCCATTACGGATGATCCGTATATGTTCGGGCAAATTGCAGCCGCTAATGCGCTCAGCGATATTTACGCAATGGGCGGCGTTCCGAAACTGGCACTCAATCTTTTTTGTATTTCGGAAAAAATGCCCGAACCCATTATCAAAGAGATACTGCGAGGCGGCGCCGACAAAGCGTTTGAGGCGGGAGCAATTATCTGTGGCGGGCACACCATTTACGACAGCATTCCGAAATACGGTTTAGCGGTAACGGGTTTTGTGCATCCCAATAAAATACTGCGAAATTCAGCGTGTAAAGCGGGTGATGTACTGATTTTAACCAAGCCCATCGGCTCCGGTATTTTAACAACGGCAGCTAAGGCTGATATGCTCGGCGCAGATGAGCTTAAAGGCGTGTATGACGTTATGGCCTTTTTAAACGCCGCCGCCTGCAATGTGATGACCAAATATGAGGTTCACGCCTGTACGGATATCACCGGCTTCGGACTGTTGGGGCACTTGTATGAAATGGGAAAGGGAAGCGGCCTTAGTATTGAGCTTACCTGTAAATCGCTGCCGATTTTTGACGCTGCCGTTGAATATGCCGAAATGGGTTTTGTTCCCGCCGGAGCGTATTCAAACAGGAGCTTTGTCGGCGATAATGCTGCGTTGGATGGAGTGCCTCGCGCCTATCAAGATATCCTGTTTGATCCACAGACGTCAGGCGGTCTTGTTATTGCGGTAGCGCAAAAAGACGCGCAGCAGTTATATGCAGAACTCTGCATCGTCCTTGAAAATACCGTCTGCAGAAAGCCGGCAATTATCGGCACGGTTGTAGAACGTACCGATAAGGTTGTCCGAGTAAACTATTAA
- a CDS encoding DUF3343 domain-containing protein, which produces MIDGYVITFHTHYEALVCMRSLEKSEAVQNGVITVKLIPVPRELSSACGTAVKVMIKDGAVFGVENFANIERDEVFSFDSAGTYTAADN; this is translated from the coding sequence ATGATTGACGGCTACGTAATAACGTTTCACACTCATTACGAAGCGCTCGTTTGTATGCGCAGTCTCGAAAAAAGCGAGGCTGTGCAAAACGGCGTGATTACCGTCAAGCTTATTCCCGTGCCGCGCGAACTCAGCTCCGCCTGCGGTACGGCGGTTAAAGTTATGATAAAAGACGGCGCTGTGTTCGGCGTAGAGAACTTTGCAAACATTGAACGCGATGAAGTGTTCAGCTTTGACTCCGCCGGAACATATACCGCAGCGGATAACTAA